The following are encoded in a window of Peromyscus maniculatus bairdii isolate BWxNUB_F1_BW_parent chromosome X, HU_Pman_BW_mat_3.1, whole genome shotgun sequence genomic DNA:
- the Praf2 gene encoding PRA1 family protein 2, whose translation MSEVRLPPLRALDDFVLGSARLAAPDLGDPQRWCHRVINNLLYYQTNYLLCFGTSLALAGYIRPLHTLLSALVVVVALGVLVWAAETRAPVRRCRRSHPAACLAAVLAISLLILWAVGGAFTFLLGITAPVLLILLHASLRLRNLKNKIENKIESIGLKRTPMGLLLEALGQEQEAGS comes from the exons ATGTCGGAGGTGCGGCTGCCACCGCTGCGCGCCCTAGACGACTTTGTCTTGGGGTCTGCGCGTCTGGCGGCTCCTGATCTAGGCGATCCACAGCGATGGTGTCACCGCGTCATCAATAATCTCCTCTACTACCAAACCAATTACCTTCTCTGCTTCGGCACCAGTCTCGCTCTGGCCgg GTACATTCGTCCACTGCACACCCTCCTGAGTGccctggtagtggtggtggctcTCGGGGTGCTGGTGTGGGCTGCTGAAACCCGCGCGCCTGTGCGCCGCTGTCGTCGCAGCCACccggctgcctgcctggctgcagTGCTTGCCATTAGCCTCCTCATTCTCTGGGCCGTGGGCGGCGCCTTCACCTTCCTGCTCGGCATCACCGCTCCGGTGCTTT TGATCCTGCTGCATGCTTCACTGCGCCTGAGAAACCTTAAAAACAAGATTGAGAACAAGATCGAGAGCATTGGTCTAAAGCGGACGCCAATGGGGCTGCTCCTAGAGGCCCtgggacaggagcaggaagctggatcCTAG
- the Wdr45 gene encoding WD repeat domain phosphoinositide-interacting protein 4 isoform X2 yields MTQQPLRGVTSLHFNQDQSCFCCAMETGVRIYNVEPLMEKGHLDHEQVGSVGLVEMLHRSNLLALVGGGGSPKFSEISVLIWDDAREGKDSKDKLVLEFTFTKPVLAVRMRHDKIVIVLRNRIYVYSFPDNPRKLFEFDTRDNPKGLCDLCPSLEKQLLVFPGHKCGSLQLVDLASTKPGTSSAPFTINAHQSDVACVSLNQPGTVVASASQKGTLIRLFDTQSKEKLVELRRGTDPATLYCINFSHDSSFLCASSDKGTVHIFALKDTRLNRRSALARVGKVGPMIGQYVDSQWSLASFTVPAESACICAFGRNTSKNVNSVIAICVDGTFHKYVFTPDGNCNREAFDVYLDICDDDDF; encoded by the exons ATGACTCAGCAGCCACTTCGAGGTGTGACCAGCCTCCATTTCAACCAAGACCAAA GCTGCTTTTGCTGTGCCATGGAGACGGGCGTACGCATCTATAATGTGGAGCCGCTGATGGAGAAGGGGCACCTGG ACCACGAGCAAGTAGGCAGCGTGGGACTGGTAGAGATGCTACACCGATCCAACCTGCTGGCCctggtgggcggtggtggcagcccCAAGTTCTCCGAGATCTCAG TGCTCATCTGGGACGATGCCCGAGAAGGCAAGGACTCCAAGGACAAACTGGTGCTGGAGTTCACATTTACCAAGCCAGTGCTGGCTGTGCGCATGCGCCATGACAA GATTGTGATTGTGCTGAGGAACCGCATCTATGTCTACTCCTTCCCAGACAATCCTCGAAAGCTGTTTGAGTTTGACACTCGGGACAACCCCAAGG GGCTCTGTGACCTCTGCCCAAGCCTGGAGAAGCAACTGCTTGTGTTCCCTGGACACAAGTGTGGAAGTCTGCAACTGGTG GATCTGGCAAGCACAAAGCCTGGCACTTCATCAGCTCCATTCACTATTAATGCACATCAGAGTGATGTGGCCTGTGTGTCCCTGAACCAGCCAGGCACTGTggtggcctcagcctcccagaagGGTACCCTTATTCGGCTTTTTGACACCCAGTCCAAGGAAAAGCTGGTGGAGCTTCGAAGAGGCACTGACCCTGCCACCCTGTACTG CATTAACTTCAGCCAcgactcctccttcctctgtgctTCCAGCGACAAGGGCACTGTCCATATCTTTGCTCTTAAAGACACCCGCCTCAACCGGCGCTCTGC GCTGGCTCGTGTGGGCAAGGTCGGGCCTATGATTGGGCAGTATGTGGATTCTCAGTGGAGCCTGGCCAGCTTTACTGTGCCTGCTGAATCAGCATGCATCTGCGCCTTTGGTCGAAATACTTCCAAGAATGTCAACTCTGTAATTG CCATCTGCGTAGATGGGACCTTCCACAAATACGTCTTCACTCCTGatggaaactgcaacagagaggCCTTTGACGTGTACCTTGACATCTGTGATGACGATGACTTTTAA
- the Wdr45 gene encoding WD repeat domain phosphoinositide-interacting protein 4 isoform X1, with amino-acid sequence MSHFRSQTPSSGRRQSWTMTQQPLRGVTSLHFNQDQSCFCCAMETGVRIYNVEPLMEKGHLDHEQVGSVGLVEMLHRSNLLALVGGGGSPKFSEISVLIWDDAREGKDSKDKLVLEFTFTKPVLAVRMRHDKIVIVLRNRIYVYSFPDNPRKLFEFDTRDNPKGLCDLCPSLEKQLLVFPGHKCGSLQLVDLASTKPGTSSAPFTINAHQSDVACVSLNQPGTVVASASQKGTLIRLFDTQSKEKLVELRRGTDPATLYCINFSHDSSFLCASSDKGTVHIFALKDTRLNRRSALARVGKVGPMIGQYVDSQWSLASFTVPAESACICAFGRNTSKNVNSVIAICVDGTFHKYVFTPDGNCNREAFDVYLDICDDDDF; translated from the exons ATGAGTCACTTCCGGTCACAGACTCCCTCCTCCGGAA GGAGACAGTCCTGGACCATGACTCAGCAGCCACTTCGAGGTGTGACCAGCCTCCATTTCAACCAAGACCAAA GCTGCTTTTGCTGTGCCATGGAGACGGGCGTACGCATCTATAATGTGGAGCCGCTGATGGAGAAGGGGCACCTGG ACCACGAGCAAGTAGGCAGCGTGGGACTGGTAGAGATGCTACACCGATCCAACCTGCTGGCCctggtgggcggtggtggcagcccCAAGTTCTCCGAGATCTCAG TGCTCATCTGGGACGATGCCCGAGAAGGCAAGGACTCCAAGGACAAACTGGTGCTGGAGTTCACATTTACCAAGCCAGTGCTGGCTGTGCGCATGCGCCATGACAA GATTGTGATTGTGCTGAGGAACCGCATCTATGTCTACTCCTTCCCAGACAATCCTCGAAAGCTGTTTGAGTTTGACACTCGGGACAACCCCAAGG GGCTCTGTGACCTCTGCCCAAGCCTGGAGAAGCAACTGCTTGTGTTCCCTGGACACAAGTGTGGAAGTCTGCAACTGGTG GATCTGGCAAGCACAAAGCCTGGCACTTCATCAGCTCCATTCACTATTAATGCACATCAGAGTGATGTGGCCTGTGTGTCCCTGAACCAGCCAGGCACTGTggtggcctcagcctcccagaagGGTACCCTTATTCGGCTTTTTGACACCCAGTCCAAGGAAAAGCTGGTGGAGCTTCGAAGAGGCACTGACCCTGCCACCCTGTACTG CATTAACTTCAGCCAcgactcctccttcctctgtgctTCCAGCGACAAGGGCACTGTCCATATCTTTGCTCTTAAAGACACCCGCCTCAACCGGCGCTCTGC GCTGGCTCGTGTGGGCAAGGTCGGGCCTATGATTGGGCAGTATGTGGATTCTCAGTGGAGCCTGGCCAGCTTTACTGTGCCTGCTGAATCAGCATGCATCTGCGCCTTTGGTCGAAATACTTCCAAGAATGTCAACTCTGTAATTG CCATCTGCGTAGATGGGACCTTCCACAAATACGTCTTCACTCCTGatggaaactgcaacagagaggCCTTTGACGTGTACCTTGACATCTGTGATGACGATGACTTTTAA